In the Candidatus Eisenbacteria bacterium genome, one interval contains:
- a CDS encoding ATP-binding protein, whose translation MAVSKGVSPTQFSISRPAYDYRSFDQWFSIVEAQIENELAERIALVLKETLSNIREFQLGMDLRRSIFLQATVTPDFVQIIVHDSGPPWRSDGILEIPDAAERMQQLLGSLAERGRGHLMMVLLCDEVRFEHHGVRRVLTWQRNGRSSSPSAPDGFTGV comes from the coding sequence TTGGCGGTATCGAAGGGAGTGAGTCCAACGCAGTTCAGCATCTCTAGGCCAGCCTATGACTATCGGTCGTTTGATCAGTGGTTTTCCATCGTGGAAGCCCAGATCGAGAATGAGCTTGCAGAACGCATCGCCTTGGTCCTGAAGGAGACGCTTTCGAACATTCGAGAGTTTCAGTTGGGTATGGACTTGCGACGCTCGATCTTTCTACAGGCGACGGTGACACCTGACTTCGTTCAGATCATCGTCCACGACTCCGGTCCGCCCTGGCGGTCTGACGGGATTCTCGAAATCCCTGACGCCGCTGAGCGGATGCAACAACTTCTTGGATCGCTCGCTGAACGGGGCAGGGGCCATCTGATGATGGTGCTTCTCTGCGACGAGGTACGATTCGAGCACCATGGAGTAAGGAGAGTGCTCACTTGGCAAAGGAACGGAAGATCATCGTCTCCATCCGCCCCAGACGGCTTCACCGGAGTATGA
- a CDS encoding transglycosylase family protein codes for MVAALAVTLFAPSPAGGEGGAQPGSDDPPIHTVTEPQPDSELLFSLSDDPSREEIKVTLSLAARTLGLEEARMLRIAACESGYNYRAQNKHSSARGIFQFLSSTWAVAAREVGIDPDSFRGDPSAQIIVGMKYIQNHGYGAWECK; via the coding sequence ATGGTAGCAGCCCTCGCGGTAACTCTCTTCGCACCCAGTCCAGCGGGAGGAGAGGGTGGCGCACAACCAGGTTCTGACGATCCTCCGATACACACCGTCACTGAACCTCAACCAGACTCTGAGCTTCTCTTCAGTTTGTCAGATGACCCGAGTCGAGAAGAAATCAAGGTTACCCTCTCTCTTGCAGCCCGTACACTTGGTCTCGAAGAAGCACGAATGCTTCGTATTGCTGCCTGCGAGAGCGGCTATAACTATCGAGCACAGAACAAACACAGTTCGGCCCGAGGAATCTTTCAGTTCCTTTCGAGTACGTGGGCAGTCGCCGCCAGAGAGGTCGGGATTGACCCCGACTCGTTCCGTGGGGACCCATCTGCACAGATCATCGTTGGAATGAAGTACATACAGAATCACGGATACGGTGCTTGGGAGTGCAAGTGA